One segment of Manduca sexta isolate Smith_Timp_Sample1 chromosome 27, JHU_Msex_v1.0, whole genome shotgun sequence DNA contains the following:
- the LOC115447995 gene encoding glycine-rich cell wall structural protein, which yields MASTIALSCFLLACVGVCFATFGTEHVHIRVHIPEEHHSSKEVVVHEHHEDIGHVGGGGGFGGYGGGGHGGGGGGGGHGGGFADHLHGGFADHLKSHGGGHGGGFGGGFGGGYGGGGHDFGGHGGHDLGGGHGGFDLGGHGGGDFLGGHGGHDFGGGHGGLGGGFGGSHGGGYGGHGGLGDDHSGGFGGGHGGGHGGGLEGGFGGGHGSGFGGGHGGGFGGGYDGGHSGGFGGGHDSGLGHDHGGDGIDGGYGSHGFSSGGHDSYSGGGGGFSGHDSYSIGAHDSNDLHGDHGGGIGGGLGVGLGGHDSYSVGGHGFGGGGGHDSYSTHSSYDSFGGGGGGGHDLGVDSYSLGGGGSLGGDHGGGFGGHGGDSYSVVVSGHGSDGGHGGGFGGGHGGGHGGFSLGDLGGGHGGHGSFGGDSYTNAIGAGHGGGPYHRRK from the exons ATGGCTTCTACCATAGCC CTGAGCTGCTTTCTACTGGCTTGCGTTGGCGTCTGCTTTGCGACTTTTGGAACTGAACA TGTCCACATTCGTGTCCACATACCTGAAGAACATCATTCCTCAAAGGAAGTTGTAGTCCATGAACATCATGAAGATATTGGTCATGTCGGTGGAGGAGGAGGTTTTGGAGGTTACGGAGGAGGTGGCCACGGCGGAGGAGGAGGCGGGGGTGGCCACGGTGGCGGATTTGCCGATCATCTTCATGGAGGCTTTGCGGACCATCTCAAAAGCCATGGCGGAGGACATGGCGGTGGATTCGGTGGCGGCTTTGGAGGAGGCTATGGCGGAGGCGGACACGACTTCGGTGGTCACGGTGGCCATGATTTAGGAGGTGGACACGGTGGATTTGATTTGGGTGGACATGGTGGTGGCGACTTTTTAGGTGGCCACGGAGGACATGATTTTGGAGGTGGCCACGGAGGCCTGGGCGGTGGATTCGGCGGCAGCCACGGTGGTGGATATGGTGGTCACGGCGGTCTTGGAGACGATCATAGCGGCGGTTTTGGCGGAGGCCACGGAGGTGGACACGGCGGTGGCCTTGAAGGCGGATTTGGCGGAGGCCATGGAAGCGGATTTGGCGGCGGACATGGAGGCGGGTTCGGCGGTGGTTACGACGGCGGTCACAGCGGAGGATTTGGTGGAGGCCACGACTCAGGATTAGGACATGATCATGGCGGCGACGGTATTGATGGTGGCTACGGAAGTCATGGATTTTCATCTGGAGGTCATGATAGTTACAGCGGTGGTGGCGGTGGATTCTCAGGACATGACAGCTACAGCATAGGAGCTCATGACAGCAATGACTTACATGGCGACCATGGCGGTGGAATAGGCGGTGGCCTCGGTGTTGGGTTAGGTGGACATGACAGTTACAGCGTTGGGGGTCATGGTTTTGGTGGTGGCGGCGGCCACGACAGTTATTCAACTCACAGCAGTTACGATTCCttcggcggcggtggcggcggcggtcACGACCTCGGCGTTGACAGCTATAGCTTAGGCGGAGGAGGATCCCTGGGCGGCGATCATGGAGGCGGCTTTGGTGGCCATGGAGGAGACAGTTATAGCGTCGTCGTAAGCGGACATGGAAGCGACGGTGGACACGGAGGAGGCTTTGGGGGTGGCCATGGAGGAGGTCATGGTGGATTCAGTTTAGGTGACCTTGGTGGAGGTCACGGTGGTCATGGTAGTTTTGGCGGCGACAGTTATACCAACGCAATAGGAGCTGGCCACGGAGGCGGCCCGTACCACAGAAGAAAGTAA